In Tepidisphaeraceae bacterium, one DNA window encodes the following:
- a CDS encoding PEP-CTERM sorting domain-containing protein (PEP-CTERM proteins occur, often in large numbers, in the proteomes of bacteria that also encode an exosortase, a predicted intramembrane cysteine proteinase. The presence of a PEP-CTERM domain at a protein's C-terminus predicts cleavage within the sorting domain, followed by covalent anchoring to some some component of the (usually Gram-negative) cell surface. Many PEP-CTERM proteins exhibit an unusual sequence composition that includes large numbers of potential glycosylation sites. Expression of one such protein has been shown restore the ability of a bacterium to form floc, a type of biofilm.), translating to MQRSGLLRSILTVSFVLAATATRVGAAPLPLLDAPGTEGPNAVSYTLGYELTTGATPLTVTSLGVWDQGADGLIAAHGVGLFSVVGDMLGQAAVPAGTGGTLLGTFRYADLTVPIVLLPNTTYVLAAAYDSDDAYGWYGPFGEPVAGHVTADVTIGYGRNEAGSALQFPTGTTGAVYTGPNFIYTAVPEPAVVGMFSIAGLAFLRRRRPTA from the coding sequence ATGCAACGATCCGGACTGCTTCGCTCGATCCTTACCGTGTCGTTCGTCCTTGCCGCCACGGCGACCCGTGTCGGTGCGGCGCCTCTGCCGCTGCTCGACGCGCCCGGCACCGAGGGGCCGAACGCCGTCAGCTACACGCTCGGCTACGAACTTACCACCGGCGCCACACCCCTGACCGTCACGTCACTCGGCGTGTGGGACCAAGGCGCTGACGGCCTCATCGCGGCCCACGGCGTCGGTCTGTTCAGCGTGGTCGGCGACATGCTCGGCCAAGCCGCGGTGCCTGCCGGTACGGGCGGGACGCTGCTCGGCACCTTCCGCTACGCTGACCTGACGGTGCCGATCGTGTTGTTGCCCAACACCACGTACGTGCTCGCCGCGGCGTACGACAGCGACGATGCCTATGGATGGTACGGGCCGTTCGGCGAACCCGTGGCCGGTCACGTTACCGCCGACGTCACCATCGGCTACGGTCGGAACGAGGCGGGCAGCGCACTACAGTTCCCCACCGGCACCACGGGCGCCGTGTATACTGGTCCGAACTTCATCTACACCGCCGTCCCCGAGCCCGCTGTCGTCGGCATGTTCAGCATCGCGGGTTTGGCGTTCCTCCGCCGTCGCCGACCGACCGCCTAG